TTACTGCACTGAATGAGGCATCTCCTCTCTGGGACTGGTTTTGGGATTGCCTCTTGAgcttctcctctctctcctaGACAAGAATGAGTGCTCCTCCAAACCTTGCAAAAATGGAGGCACCTGCCTGGACCTGGATGGTGACTACACCTGCAAGTGTCCTTCTCCATTCTTGGGGAAGACCTGCCACGTCCGTAAGTCTTTGGCACAGACTGTACTgaattccctttccttcctgttcCCTACTGTTTGTCCCTATTTCCAGGAGGGATCTCACCAGCTGGTTTAGGGGATATGgagggcagctgtggctgcccttgaTGCCAGCAGGCCTGGTCATAATGGAGAGAACATCCTCAAGAAGGTGCTTTCTCCTCTCTGGAGCACTCGAGGAAGGTCCTTTCTCCTCCAGACCTCTGTGCTGTGAGGGGGACTGATGGATGGTGTGGTTTTGGCTGAGGGATGAGTAGGAGAGGATGCCTTGGGGACAGCCAGGCCCTAGGGCTgccctccttctcctgctctgtccccagacAAGAAACAAATGACCCCTAATTCTGTTCCCGGGTTACTGTCTCTCTTTGATCCTgatctccctctgcccccaggctgtgctgttcTCCTGGGCATGGAAGGAGGAGCCATCTCTGATGCCCAGCTCTCAGCATCCTCTGTCTACTATGGCTTCCTTGGCCTCCAGCGCTGGGGCCCAGAGCTCGCCCGCCTCAACAACCACGGCATTGTCAATGCCTGGACCTCCAGCAACTACGACAAGAACCCCTGGATCCAGGTACCTGCAGAAGGCGGGAAtgccagcacagagagcagcccCGGCAGCCATGGCTGGtcttgcagtgctgctgtcatGGGATTTCACTGCTCCTGGTGGGAAATGTGGGGCTAAATTGCTGCATCAAGCTGCCACCCCGGGGCATCTTAGGATGTGCCTGAAGGAGGCAAGTCTGTCACAAGTCCATTGGAGGAAGATGAGAGATGGGTTGTTGATCCCCCTTGCTCTGCCCACCTTGGGGTGCAAAGCTGGAGGGATGGAAGGCTTCTTCCTCAAGGGAGTTCCAGCACTCTGGGCAGTCCCTTTCCTTGTCCCAGTGCCCACCCTCCCACCCAGACTTGGTGGTCCTGGTGGGTGCAAGGGCTGTGCACCCCATCCTCACTGCACCCCACTCACgctcttctccctccccagGTGAACCTGCTGCGGAAGATGCGGCTGAGCGGGATCATCACGCAGGGCGCGCGCCGCGTGGGGCAGCAGGAGTTTGTCCGTGCCTACAAAGTTGCCTACAGCCTGGATGGGCGGGAGTTCACCTTCTTCAAGGATGAGAAACTGAATCTAGACAAGGTGGGCTGTGATGCTCTGTGTAGGGGATGTCCCAGCTCTCCCGTCCAGTGGTGCTGTGGGTGCTGAGGTGGCTGTGAGCTGCATCCCTGTGTGTGGGAAAGTGCTTTTGACCTGGGGCAAAGCTGCATTGGGAACCAATGGGAGCTCTCCTAGCAGCGAGATGGCACAGGCAGTTCCAGTGTCAAGCAATACTCCCTGCCTCTGTTTAATTGACCATAATAAGCATAACCAAAGAAGCAGCACTGACTGATTCAGGTCATTCAGATAGTATCTTTATCACTGACACACTGTGAGAACTGGGCTTGGTCTGGGAGTGCTACTAAGCAGCTTGGGTAGCTCGGTGTTATATCTGCAGCAAGCACCAGCTGACAGCATGTGTCTCAAAGTGGGAATACTTAACAGTTTGCAGCACTCTCCACTCCCAGTTCTCTGTGGCAAGTGCCTCCTACTGGCTTTCTGAGCATCTGGGGAATGGTTGGGAGTATCTGCTttgcttaaaaaacaaaaaaaaccagaaaaaatttGTCTTGTTTCTGCAACAGTGGAAAAAGTGCATGAAACACAATTTGATTCTATTTATtatgttaaaaagaaagaagggagaCACCTCTGTGTGCTTGTCATGATTTGAGGAGCATTGTGGTAGTGGGAGTGGGTGTTGCTGCACGTGTGGCTCTGTTGGGGTGAGGACAAAGCAGGGAATGTTGCAAAGCTCTGTTGAGAGTGTTGGAGCTCCTTCAAGGTCCTGCACTGTTCCAGGACACAAAAACAGAGCCCAACTTCCTCCTGTGGGCTCTTTTGCCATTGGCAGCGCCAAGATCTCTCTGTCTGCTGTGCAAGGGATTTGATGCAGGagactgggagagctggggcacTGAGTCCTGGTCACTGTTGCAGGTTTTTGAGGGGAACATGGACTATGGCACCATGCAGACCAACATGTTCAACCCTCCCATCACGGCCCAGTTCATCCGTATTTACCCCGTGATGTGCCGCCGTGCCTGCACGCTGCGCTTCGAGCTCATCGGCTGTGAGATGAACGGTAAATGCTGGAGCCTGTCCCCTCCCCGGGTGGAAGCGTGACATGGGGCAGGGCATCACCTCTTGGCCTACTTCTGATCCCTCAGGACAAGGGATTTGTCAGTGCTTGTTTTTCCTCACGCTGATGCCTGGGAATACCCAGGGGTGTGTTTGGGGAGCACAAGCCCTTAATCTCATCAGCTCAACCAGCTCGAGCTGTGTTCTTAACGTTGCTAACACCTTCCCAAGCCAGGAGTTTTTACTGTGCCCCTCCCTGTCTGAGCCGTGAACCCACTGCTTTTCCTGCCAGAGAGCTTGAAAAGCATCAGGGATCAAAGTCCTCTGGGAAATGTAAAGGATTGTCAGCCTGAGCCCttttcctgtcccctcctgcattcctgccctgcagcacattcCTGGGAACTGAGTGGGACTCGATGGTCGATTGTCCTGTGGGAGTGGGATGTTATGGAGGTTTGggtcctgtcctgctgctgcgTGGGTGTGGTGCCATCCCTGCTTCTGGCTGGGGATATCTTTGTGTTGCTCTTTCCACATCCTTCTCTGCCTCCTGCCAAAGCTTTCTGTGTTCTAGGGCTGGGCTATGCTGTGGGGACATCCACtcatccctgcagcaggaggcacTGTGAGCCAGGGAATAGCTGGGAGCTAAAAATCCCGGGAAAAGGCAGCCCTGTGTGTCTGCTGAACATTTCCCTGCCTGGCTCCGATGTCTCTCTGGGCAGTGGAATGAGAATGTGGGGATGGCTTCTGACAGGTCTGCGGGGTTTActtgcagctgtgctgttgtctctttccttttcactgcCTGTGTAAACCGTTGTGTTACAGTGTATTTCAACACGGCAGGTTGCTCGGAGCCTCTGGGCATGAAATCCCGCCTCATCTCCGACCAGCAGATCACAGCCTCCAGTGTCTTCAAGACCTGGGGCATCGATGCCTTTACCTGGCACCCTCATTACGCTCGCCTGGACATGACAGGCAAAACCAACGCCTGGACAGCCCAGCACAATGACCTGTCCGAGTGGTTGCAGGTGGGTCTCTGCTCTCTGTAACCTCATGTGTCCTcaccagctcctccagctgtgcctAGGGCCACCTCCTGCTTCAGGGTAGCTGGAACAGCTGGGTTGGTGTGGCCAGAGCCTTGCTGTGGGTCATGAAGTCCAGCAATGCTCTCCTTGAGCGGGGATCACAGGGGCAGGTCAGGATGGGACAGCAGCCACCAGTTTTAACAGCAGTCCTGGAGGTCTGGATCAGAATCAGTGTCCATAGGGACAAGGTGGAATGTATATATTCTGTGGAATGCTTTATCTGCACCTTCTTGTAGGGTGCATCAAGCCTGCAGCACCCCAGATCTGTATCACCCCCTGAGGAAATGCCATCCCAGCCTGGACTGACCATCCCAACATCCTCTGGCTgccaatttttttctgctttgcaggaaaaaatcaggcttgcttttttcttcccagtctGGAATAGAAGCAAATAGTTTTGAAATTTCCTTCTCAgtttcctttcctcccctgtTTTTGTACTTTTCACATGATTCCATGACATAATAGGACAAAGCAGTTTAGATATTTGTCCCGCTTTTTATTTGGGAAATGATTAAAAGCAGCTGCCTCCCAactctaaataaaccagcttATCGAGACGTTGGCTGATGACGGGGTCGGGATGACACGCTGAGCTGGGCTGTTGCAACATGGACTGCctgtttgtgtatgtgtgtatggATTTACACATACACTCAGGATTTATTTGTGTTATGTAGCTGGGACTGCCCTCTATGAGCATGGAAACAGAACTAAATTAATGAGGCTTTCAGCTCCTTCAGTGGTTTACCCTGTAATGTAAACACAGTGTAGCAGAGTAAAGGAGAATAGGAACTGTCTCACTTAGAACCCAAATGTCAGTTTGTGTTATACTGCATATTTTCTCAgccagaattatttttcagtggaaatgcATTTCCTCTGTGAAGCCTGTATTATTTTTGAATTGAGATTTTTGCTGTCCTTCCCACACTGATGTTTCCGGAAAAAATATATGGAGATGGCAGGGGTGGGCAAAGGAGCTGAGATGGGTTTGTGCCCACTTTTGGTTGCTTTGAGGGATGCTGTGAGTGTTGAAGGGTCAAATATTTCACAATCATGTTTTATGA
This window of the Cinclus cinclus chromosome 13, bCinCin1.1, whole genome shotgun sequence genome carries:
- the MFGE8 gene encoding lactadherin, which translates into the protein MRVARFRVLLAVPVVFLLLVVVSGDFCDVNHCQNGGTCLTGINEAPFFCICPEGYIGIDCNETEKGPCHPNPCHNNGECQLVPNRGDVFTDYICKCPAGYDGVHCQNNKNECSSKPCKNGGTCLDLDGDYTCKCPSPFLGKTCHVRCAVLLGMEGGAISDAQLSASSVYYGFLGLQRWGPELARLNNHGIVNAWTSSNYDKNPWIQVNLLRKMRLSGIITQGARRVGQQEFVRAYKVAYSLDGREFTFFKDEKLNLDKVFEGNMDYGTMQTNMFNPPITAQFIRIYPVMCRRACTLRFELIGCEMNVYFNTAGCSEPLGMKSRLISDQQITASSVFKTWGIDAFTWHPHYARLDMTGKTNAWTAQHNDLSEWLQIDLRDQKKVTGIITQGARDFGHIQYVAAYKVAYSDNGTSWTLYRDAQTNSTKIFHGNSDNYSHKKNVFDVPFYARYVRILPVAWNNRITLRVELLGCDE